In Rhodococcus antarcticus, the genomic window ACACCGCGGGTTGGTGGTGCACAACGAAGCAGGCCCCCGGTGCCGGTTCTCGGCGGTCCCAGGGGCCTGAAGGTCAACCAATTCTGGTGTGGATCTACACGCGCACAACGCGTTCAAGGCGGGTCAGAAGATTTTCCAAGGATTCCTCGAACTCGTCGGCGGTGTGGTCCTGGGCGAGCTCGGGCTCCAGACGTTGCAGGTGGGGGTAGCCGTGGAGGTCAGCCCGGTCGGCGGTGCCGGGGTCGGGCTCCCCCACCGGTCCGATGTCCACCCCGTGGGCGCTGACCTCGAGCAGGAGGTGGCCGAGCAGGAAGCTGGAGAACGCCCGGTAGGCGGCGACGGACTCGCCGTCGTCGAAGCCGCAGTCGCTGAGCACGGTCAGGAACGACTCCATCCACCGCAACGACCGCAGCGGCGGCTTCACCCACGGTGCGGCCGAGGGCCGGGTGCAGACCAGGGGGAACACCTCCGGGTGGGCCAGGGCGATGCGCCGCACCCCGTGGGCCAGGCGCTGGATGTAGGCCTGCCACCCGTCGGGGGCATCCATGTGCACGTCGGGGTCCCCGTAGAGCTCGTCGACGACGCTCTCCACGATCCCGTCCAGCAGGTTTTCCCGACTCGGCACGTAGTGGTACAGCGACATCGCCTCCACCCCCAGACGCTGACCGAGAGCGCGCATCGTCAACGCCCGCAGGCCCTGCTCATCGATCAGCTCCACCGCCGCACCCAGGACGCGACGCCGGTCCAGCTGACCCCGCCCCACCCCGGGCTGCGCTGCGGCGGTCGTCGCCGCAGCCCCACCCCGGCCCTGCGGACTGTCCGGGTCGATGCTCATCGCGTCCTCCTGATGGGTTCGATGTCGATCACCCGCAGCGTGCGGACCTGCCGGGTGCTCGTGGCGGGGGTGGCGGCGGGTGGGGCTCGCTTGCTCCTGCAGCGTGCATACCCCTGCTACCGGGCGGTGGCCAACCGCAGCGGGGGGCACCGGGACACCTCACACCGATCCGCCCCCCGCGCGACGGTGTGTCACCCTTCCCGAGTGTTGGTGCTCAGCGGTGTCCTGTTCCCCATCCTGGGCATGACCGGGCTCCTGCTGATGGACCGGGTGGAGTCCCGCCTCCACCGGCCCACGACGACCCGGCCGGGACCCGCCGGTGAGGTCACGGTGCCCGGTGCAGCGGTGAGTCCGACCCAGCCCTGAGTCCGACCCAGCCCTGAGTCCGACCCAGCCCTGAGTCCGGCCCGAGCTCATCCAGGCCCCTGAGCGCGGAACACAGCTAGGGAGCCTGGTCCGGCTCCGCTACCGGTGTTGGGTGCCGTGGGCGGGGTGGGGCCCTGGGTTGTCGAGGTCCTCGGAGTAGGGCACGGGGTGGTTGTGGCCGCGGCCGGTGAAGTCGTCGTTGAGGGCCTGGGCGAGGACGTCGTGCTCGTAGTCGGACACCGTGCGTTCCCCGCGGAGGACTTCGGTGAGCTCGGCGGGGCTCATGGTGCCGCCCAGGGCGGTGTAGTCGACCCACAGGGTTTGCAGGTCAAGCCCGGACATGGCCAGCCCGGCACGAAGGACGGCCGCTGAGGCGGTGAGGTCGCTGGTGGTGTCGCCGTTGGGGCGGAGGGGACCGGTGGACACGGCAGCCATCGTCGCCACCTCAGGGGCGGGCGTGCAACTCGAACGGGCCCCAGCCGGTCGTGGTTCACCCACCGGGGGGGTCTTTGGGGTTAGGCCTGTCCGGTGTGGGCGGTGATGAAGGCTCGGGCGACGGTGTTCAGCTTGGTGTTGGTGTTCTGGGACTCGGTGCGCAGCATGGTGAAGGCGGTGTCGCTGTCGCAGTGGTGGAGGGCCATGAGGATGCCTTTGGCCTGCTCGATGGGGGCCCGGGTGGCCATGGCTTCCTGCAGCTGCCTGGTGTGAGTCGCGGCGGCGGTGAGCAGGCGATAGTCGGTGATGGCGCGGGTGGCGTGCTCGACGAGGAGCAGCAGCAGAGGGTCGTCGTCGGGGCCGAACCCGTCGGGGCTGTCGCTGTAGAGGTTCAGCGCCCCGAGGGCGGTGCTCCCGGTGCCGAGGGGGGCGGCGAGGAACGAGCGGACCCCGGCGTGTTCGGAGTCGGCGGTGAACTGGGGCCACCGGGCTCGGCTTGTGGCGACGTCGACGCGGACGAGGTCGCCGCTGCGCATGGCGTGCAGGCACGGTCCGTCCCCGGCGGCGTACTGCGACTGGTCGATGACCAGGGTGCGCTTGTCGGTGTGGGCGATGGTGACCGGGGCACCGGTGTCGGTGTGCCCGGTGATCCCGGCGTGGTCGGCCCCGCCGATGGTGCGGGTGGCCAGGCCTGCGCACCGGTCGAGGTACTCCACGAGCTCGTCCTCGTCGTGCGGGGTCCACGCGAGGTTCGCGACGATGTCGGCGACCTCGTGGGGGTTCTTGCTGACCGCGTCGTGGATGGTGCCGCTCTGCACGGGTGCGGGCGCAGCAGAGCTGGGGTGAACCAGGGGGCTGGGGTCCATGGATCGAGAAGATAAGCCGTACGTCGTACGTGCGCCACCGGTGTTGTCGGGGTGAGTACCGCCGGGCAAGGGGGCCGCCCAACGCGCACCTCGCTGCAGACGCCACGGACCGGCTGGTCGCCGCCGGCTGGGCCACTGCCCCGAGCTGGTCTGCCCCGAGCACTGACCGGTACGGGTGGTTGCGCAACAGCCTGTTGCGCACACGGCGCCGACCAGGGTGGTGGGGGTGGCAAGGGAGGATGAGGTGGTGACCGAGCCTGTGGTGCCCGAGGTCGGGCGGGTGCCTGTCGGGTATGGCGAGCTGCTGGAGCTGGTGAAGGGCGAGGTGCAGGCGGCCCGGGTGCAGGCGGCCCGGGTGGTGAACACCGAGCTTGTCGTCCTGTACTGGCGGATCGGCACCCTGATCCGGCAGCGGAGGGCCGAGCAGGGGTGGGGCACCAAGGTCGTCGAGCGGCTGGCGGCGGACCTGCGGTCGGAGTTCCCCGGCATGCGCGGGTTCTCCCCCCGCAACCTCGTCTACATGCAGACCTTCGCCGGTGCGGTCGAAGGGCCAGTTGCGCAACAGGCTGTTGCGCAACTGCCGTGGGGTCACGTCACGGTGCTGCTGGACAAGCTCGACGACCCGGGGGAGCGGGACTTCTACGCCTCCCGGGCGGCGTCATACGGGTGGTCGCGGGCGGTGCTGACCCACCACATCACCACTGGTTTGCACCGGCGGTCGGGGGAGGTGGTGACGAACTTCTCGGCCACCCTGGGTGCGGAGTCGGGCCTGGTCACCGAGATCGTGCAGGACCCCTACAACTTGGACTTCCTCGCGTTGGAGCCTGGGTTCACCGAGCGGCACCTCGAGGACGCTCTGGTGGCTAGGTTGACGCACTTCCTGGCCGAACTCGGGGAGGGGTTCGCGTTCGTGGGCCGGCAGTACCGGCTCACCGTCGACGGGGAGGACTTCTTCGCCGACCTGCTGTTCTTCCACCTCGGGCTACGCCGCTACATCGTCTTCGAGCTCAAGGTCGGAGCAGCGGCACCCGCCCATCTGGGGCAGCTGAGCTTCTACGTCAACGTCGTCGACGACCTGATGCGCCGCCCGGAGCACGACGACGGCCCCACCATCGGGATCCTGCTGGCCGCGACC contains:
- a CDS encoding TetR/AcrR family transcriptional regulator, coding for MSIDPDSPQGRGGAAATTAAAQPGVGRGQLDRRRVLGAAVELIDEQGLRALTMRALGQRLGVEAMSLYHYVPSRENLLDGIVESVVDELYGDPDVHMDAPDGWQAYIQRLAHGVRRIALAHPEVFPLVCTRPSAAPWVKPPLRSLRWMESFLTVLSDCGFDDGESVAAYRAFSSFLLGHLLLEVSAHGVDIGPVGEPDPGTADRADLHGYPHLQRLEPELAQDHTADEFEESLENLLTRLERVVRV
- a CDS encoding GAF and ANTAR domain-containing protein — protein: MDPSPLVHPSSAAPAPVQSGTIHDAVSKNPHEVADIVANLAWTPHDEDELVEYLDRCAGLATRTIGGADHAGITGHTDTGAPVTIAHTDKRTLVIDQSQYAAGDGPCLHAMRSGDLVRVDVATSRARWPQFTADSEHAGVRSFLAAPLGTGSTALGALNLYSDSPDGFGPDDDPLLLLLVEHATRAITDYRLLTAAATHTRQLQEAMATRAPIEQAKGILMALHHCDSDTAFTMLRTESQNTNTKLNTVARAFITAHTGQA
- a CDS encoding PDDEXK nuclease domain-containing protein — encoded protein: MTEPVVPEVGRVPVGYGELLELVKGEVQAARVQAARVVNTELVVLYWRIGTLIRQRRAEQGWGTKVVERLAADLRSEFPGMRGFSPRNLVYMQTFAGAVEGPVAQQAVAQLPWGHVTVLLDKLDDPGERDFYASRAASYGWSRAVLTHHITTGLHRRSGEVVTNFSATLGAESGLVTEIVQDPYNLDFLALEPGFTERHLEDALVARLTHFLAELGEGFAFVGRQYRLTVDGEDFFADLLFFHLGLRRYIVFELKVGAAAPAHLGQLSFYVNVVDDLMRRPEHDDGPTIGILLAATRNDVVVEYALRGFDTPLAVSTYRTTAALPDEVRAALPSVEDLTDVVRHARDEPPASS